A genomic segment from Microcella flavibacter encodes:
- a CDS encoding type I restriction-modification system subunit M — translation MPPTTRESQRAELHKTIWRIANDLRGSVDGWDFKTYVLGMLFYRFISENLTAYINKGEYEAGHADFDYASLADMDAEFGRKETVAEKGFYILPSELFQNVRRRAASDPNLNETLEHVFKNIEGSAVGSDSEDDLKGLFDDLDVNSSKLGNTVAKRNEKLVKLLEAIGDLPLGNFEDNSIDLFGDAYEYLMQMYASQAGKSGGEYYTPQEVSDVLARITVMGKKRINKVYDPAAGSGSLLLKFAKVLGKENVGGFYGQEINLTTYNLARINMFLHDVNYEKFNIAHGDTLADPQHWDDEPFEAIVSNPPYSIKWDGDANPLLINDERFAPAGVLAPKSKADLAFTMHILSWLAVNGTAAIVEFPGVLYRGGAEQKIRKYLIDNNYVDAVIQLPPDLFFGTTIGTCIIVLKKSKSDNAVLFVDAADEFKRVGNKNKLTPDNQQNILLALENRVDEDHFIKLVSNEDIAANAYNIAVSSYVEREDTREVVDIDVLERDIEVIVSRQAALRAEIDAIVMDLRSSRSSGARS, via the coding sequence ATGCCCCCAACCACCCGTGAATCACAGCGAGCCGAGCTTCATAAGACAATCTGGCGCATTGCGAATGACTTGCGGGGAAGTGTTGACGGGTGGGACTTCAAGACTTACGTCCTCGGCATGCTCTTCTACCGATTCATCTCAGAGAACCTCACCGCGTACATCAACAAGGGTGAATACGAGGCAGGCCACGCGGACTTCGACTACGCATCGCTTGCTGACATGGACGCAGAGTTTGGTCGTAAAGAGACGGTCGCCGAGAAGGGTTTTTACATCCTTCCCTCGGAACTGTTCCAGAACGTCCGCAGGCGGGCCGCAAGCGACCCTAACCTCAACGAGACACTCGAGCACGTCTTCAAGAACATTGAAGGCTCCGCCGTCGGTTCGGACAGCGAAGACGACCTCAAGGGTCTCTTCGACGACCTCGACGTCAACAGCTCAAAGCTTGGAAACACAGTCGCGAAGCGCAACGAGAAGCTAGTCAAACTACTCGAGGCAATCGGCGATCTGCCCCTTGGCAACTTCGAGGACAACTCGATCGACCTCTTCGGCGACGCCTATGAGTACCTCATGCAGATGTATGCGTCGCAGGCGGGCAAGTCTGGTGGCGAGTACTACACGCCCCAGGAAGTTTCTGACGTCCTGGCCCGCATCACCGTTATGGGCAAGAAGCGCATCAACAAGGTTTACGATCCTGCCGCCGGTTCAGGATCGCTGCTGCTCAAGTTCGCCAAGGTACTTGGCAAGGAGAACGTCGGCGGCTTCTACGGCCAGGAAATCAACCTGACCACCTACAACCTCGCGCGGATCAACATGTTCCTGCACGACGTGAACTACGAGAAGTTCAACATCGCCCATGGCGACACCCTCGCCGACCCGCAGCACTGGGACGACGAGCCGTTTGAGGCGATCGTTTCCAACCCGCCCTACTCCATCAAGTGGGACGGGGACGCTAACCCGCTGCTCATCAATGACGAACGATTCGCCCCGGCTGGTGTGCTCGCGCCGAAGTCGAAGGCAGACCTCGCCTTCACGATGCACATCCTCAGCTGGCTTGCTGTCAACGGCACAGCCGCCATCGTCGAGTTCCCAGGCGTGCTCTACCGCGGGGGAGCGGAGCAGAAGATCCGAAAGTACCTCATCGACAACAACTACGTCGACGCGGTGATCCAGCTTCCGCCGGATCTATTCTTCGGCACCACGATCGGAACCTGCATCATCGTGCTCAAGAAGTCCAAGTCTGACAATGCAGTCCTCTTCGTTGACGCCGCGGACGAGTTCAAGCGCGTCGGCAACAAGAACAAGCTCACGCCAGACAACCAGCAGAACATCTTGCTCGCGCTAGAGAACCGAGTGGATGAGGATCACTTCATTAAGTTGGTGTCGAACGAAGACATCGCGGCGAACGCCTACAACATCGCCGTTTCCTCCTACGTCGAGCGGGAAGACACGCGCGAAGTTGTTGATATCGATGTGCTAGAGCGAGATATCGAGGTCATTGTGTCGCGCCAAGCCGCGCTCCGTGCGGAGATCGATGCCATTGTCATGGACCTACGCAGTTCACGGTCTAGCGGAGCTCGGTCATGA
- a CDS encoding type I restriction-modification system subunit M produces the protein MSGIVQVAKQFHSETEAWDLKSYVLGALFYRFLSEDLAEYINAEERAAGRDDFDYASLDDNTAEQARFTTIEEKGYFLLPSQLFAATQAAAADDANLNETLATVFKAVEATAVGSPSENVYKGLFSAFDPNALVLGDSVHARNKRLSALLTSVASYEMTNAADDFDDLLRYYVTTAGKKGGDHFTPPTIAELVARLATGANPDARSIYDPAFGSGSLLIKARQHLKHEATVSGQELVRANYNMARMNLLVHRIEFNWINLDGGASTLTDPSHRDDEPFDIIVSNPKWSQKWAGKDDALLMNDERFAPAGVLAPKKYHDLAFTMHAASWLATDGVAVLVQFPGTLYRGATEARIREYLVENNLIDTVIQLPPDWGYGVTVAGVIVILRKAKRDNAALFVDASKQCKRVGNKNELFEDHQRSILDAVSARENIEGFARLVPNEDIALEQFDLSVSRYVQPLAERVVIDIAALNSEITQIVQRQNELRRGIDASVAELEGATS, from the coding sequence ATGAGTGGAATTGTTCAAGTTGCAAAGCAGTTCCACTCGGAGACCGAGGCGTGGGACCTAAAATCTTATGTGCTTGGGGCGCTCTTCTACCGATTCCTATCGGAAGACTTGGCGGAGTACATCAATGCCGAGGAACGTGCCGCCGGGCGTGACGATTTCGACTACGCGAGTCTCGACGACAACACCGCGGAACAGGCGCGATTCACGACGATTGAGGAGAAGGGATACTTCCTCCTGCCGAGTCAGCTGTTTGCTGCCACCCAGGCTGCTGCGGCTGACGATGCGAACCTGAACGAGACGCTCGCGACGGTATTTAAGGCTGTCGAGGCGACTGCCGTCGGAAGTCCAAGCGAGAACGTTTACAAAGGCCTCTTCAGTGCCTTCGATCCAAACGCGCTTGTTCTTGGTGATTCGGTTCACGCCCGAAACAAGCGACTCTCGGCGCTCCTGACGTCCGTCGCCAGCTATGAGATGACGAACGCGGCGGATGACTTCGATGATCTGCTTCGCTATTACGTCACGACCGCAGGGAAAAAGGGCGGTGACCACTTCACGCCGCCAACTATCGCGGAGCTGGTGGCTCGGCTAGCAACCGGTGCTAATCCCGATGCTCGCAGTATTTATGATCCAGCGTTCGGCTCGGGATCGCTCTTGATCAAGGCTCGTCAGCATCTCAAACACGAGGCAACCGTGAGTGGACAGGAGCTCGTGCGAGCTAACTACAACATGGCGCGGATGAACTTGCTCGTGCATCGCATTGAGTTCAACTGGATCAATCTCGACGGTGGAGCCAGTACATTGACCGATCCGTCACACCGCGACGACGAGCCCTTCGACATCATCGTCTCCAATCCGAAATGGTCTCAGAAGTGGGCCGGCAAGGACGACGCGCTCCTAATGAACGATGAGCGTTTCGCGCCCGCGGGCGTTCTCGCGCCCAAGAAATATCACGACCTCGCTTTCACGATGCATGCCGCGTCCTGGCTTGCCACGGATGGTGTCGCTGTACTCGTGCAGTTCCCCGGCACTCTCTATCGGGGGGCCACGGAAGCGAGGATCCGCGAGTACCTGGTGGAGAACAACCTCATCGACACTGTAATTCAACTCCCACCCGACTGGGGCTATGGCGTTACTGTCGCGGGCGTGATCGTCATCCTGCGCAAAGCGAAACGCGATAACGCGGCTCTGTTCGTTGATGCTTCGAAGCAGTGCAAGCGAGTCGGCAATAAGAACGAGTTGTTCGAAGATCACCAGCGATCGATCCTCGATGCAGTTAGTGCGCGAGAGAACATAGAAGGTTTCGCTCGCCTCGTGCCAAACGAGGACATCGCGCTGGAGCAATTCGACCTTTCAGTCTCACGCTACGTGCAGCCCCTCGCTGAGCGAGTGGTCATTGACATCGCGGCCCTGAACTCAGAAATCACGCAGATCGTTCAGCGGCAGAACGAGCTTCGTCGGGGCATTGATGCCTCGGTCGCCGAGCTTGAAGGAGCAACGTCATGA
- a CDS encoding restriction endonuclease subunit S: protein MSRIDQLLNELAPSGVPLRALGELGDFVRGNGLQKSDLKEEGFPAIHYGQIHTHYGIWADSTKSFTDPALAAKLRRARPGDLVIATTSEDDAAVAKATAWLGSVEAAVSGDAYIYRHSLDPRYVAYFFDSGSFREQKRRHISGTKVRRISGTSLAKIRIPVPPVEVQREIVRVLDQFIRLEAELKAELEARRTQYGYYRHALLNVSDEEGVRELALGEIIRLNFGTRITKKDDAGSLYPVYGGGGESFRTDAFNREDEWVISRFAMSANCVRRVVGKFWMLDSGFTFDVIDASVDKDFVGQLLLSMQPIIFATSTQSAQKNIDVDGFKRLTVRVPSLETQRRVALSLASFDSIVNDSTYGLPAELNARRKQYEYYRDRLLTFEEAVA from the coding sequence ATGAGCCGGATTGACCAATTACTCAATGAACTAGCGCCAAGTGGTGTGCCGCTTCGGGCCCTTGGCGAACTTGGCGATTTCGTGCGAGGCAACGGTCTCCAGAAGTCTGACCTCAAGGAAGAAGGATTTCCCGCAATCCACTACGGTCAGATCCACACTCATTACGGTATCTGGGCTGACTCGACCAAATCCTTCACCGACCCAGCTCTCGCGGCCAAGTTACGGCGAGCGAGGCCGGGAGATCTCGTCATCGCTACAACGAGCGAAGATGATGCCGCGGTGGCGAAAGCCACGGCGTGGCTAGGTTCCGTCGAAGCAGCGGTAAGTGGGGATGCTTACATATATCGTCACAGTCTTGATCCCCGCTATGTGGCTTACTTCTTTGACTCCGGCTCCTTTCGGGAGCAGAAGCGCCGTCACATCAGTGGAACTAAGGTCCGGCGCATATCCGGCACCTCGCTCGCAAAGATCCGAATCCCAGTACCGCCGGTGGAGGTTCAGCGCGAGATCGTGAGAGTTCTGGATCAGTTCATTCGGCTGGAAGCGGAGTTGAAAGCGGAGTTGGAAGCACGACGCACTCAATACGGCTACTACCGGCATGCCCTGCTGAACGTGTCTGACGAAGAGGGAGTCCGGGAGCTTGCGCTCGGTGAAATCATTCGTTTGAACTTCGGCACGCGAATCACGAAGAAGGACGACGCGGGCTCGCTTTATCCGGTCTACGGGGGTGGCGGAGAGAGCTTCCGGACCGATGCATTCAACCGTGAAGACGAGTGGGTAATCTCTCGTTTTGCGATGTCAGCGAACTGCGTGCGTCGGGTTGTCGGCAAGTTTTGGATGCTCGACTCGGGGTTCACGTTCGACGTCATCGATGCATCCGTTGACAAGGATTTCGTGGGGCAACTCCTATTGAGCATGCAACCGATAATCTTTGCGACTTCGACGCAGTCCGCTCAGAAGAACATCGACGTGGATGGATTCAAGCGCTTGACTGTCCGGGTGCCATCCCTCGAGACGCAGCGCCGGGTCGCGCTCAGTCTGGCGAGTTTTGACAGCATTGTGAACGACTCGACCTATGGCCTCCCTGCCGAATTGAACGCCCGTCGGAAGCAGTACGAGTACTACCGAGATAGGCTGCTGACCTTCGAGGAGGCCGTCGCATGA
- a CDS encoding type I restriction endonuclease subunit R codes for MSDAPSRRFEPIAVSAESTVVAGYVPDAQAAAAYQSESALEHELIRLLQSQAYEYLPIASEAQLVANLRAQLEALNRITFSDAEWSDFFENKIAGKNDGIVEKTVRIQEDHVQLLKRDDGSTKNITLLDKQNIHNNRLQVVNQYEIGQGEGGAKYANRYDVTVLVNGLPMVHIELKRRGVDIREAFNQIDRYQRDSFWAGSGLFEYVQLFVISNGTLTKYYSNTTRNQHLKEGQKPGKGRKTSNSFEFTSWWADAQNKPIQDLTSFAKTFFAKHTLLNILTRYCVLTADRLLLVMRPYQIVATEQILQRIDISTNYKQLGTVAAGGYVWHTTGSGKTLTSFKTAQLASKLPSVDKVLFVVDRKDLDYQTMREYDRFEKGAANSNTSTSVLKKQLENPNARIIITTIQKLSTFIKANKGHEIYDGHMVIIFDECHRSQFGDMHTDITKAFKRYNLFGFTGTPIFAANAGAGGNPQLRTTEQAFGEKLHTYTIVDAITDKNVLPFRIDYVNTIKVGNPDDKQVSAIDRENALLAPERISQIVKYTLDHFDQKTKRSSSYEHSVVINVAESTRGRRQAEAVRERRRVRGFNAIFATASIDAARRYYNQFQIQQEQLAPDRRLKIGIIFSYGANDASDDGILDDEAFDTDALSMDARSFLEDAIQDYNGVFGTSYDTSADKFQNYYKDLSQRLKNRELDLAIVVNMFLTGFDATTLNTLFVDKNLRSHGLIQAYSRTNRILNSVKTYGNIVAFRNLEDETNAALELFGNKDARGVVLLKPYGDYYGEYADKVSELLASFPLGQQIIGEASQKEFIQLLGHILRLENILTSFDDFAGHEILTERQSQDYRSIYLDLYAEFRKDKDADKELINDDIVFEIELIKQVEINVDYILMLVAKFRDKFGDGDDKEIRAEISRAVDASPTLRNKKDLIEAFVDSVSVDGAIDDEWQAFVAAKREAELEAIIDEESLRAEATREFVATAFRDGTLRTSGTAITKVLPPVSRFASDGGHGEKKQRVIEKLGTFFERFFGLGIDERNR; via the coding sequence ATGAGTGACGCTCCTTCCCGAAGATTCGAGCCGATTGCTGTTTCCGCGGAGAGCACGGTCGTTGCTGGGTACGTCCCGGACGCGCAAGCGGCAGCGGCGTATCAGTCGGAGTCTGCGCTTGAGCATGAACTGATCCGCCTCCTCCAGTCACAGGCCTACGAGTATCTGCCTATCGCGTCTGAGGCGCAGCTCGTCGCGAACCTTCGCGCTCAGCTCGAAGCGTTGAACCGCATCACCTTCTCGGATGCGGAGTGGTCGGACTTCTTTGAGAACAAAATTGCCGGGAAGAACGATGGCATCGTCGAGAAGACCGTGCGTATTCAGGAGGATCACGTCCAGCTCTTGAAGCGAGATGACGGTTCAACGAAGAACATCACATTGCTCGACAAGCAGAACATCCACAACAACCGGCTTCAGGTCGTCAACCAGTACGAGATCGGCCAAGGCGAGGGCGGCGCAAAGTACGCCAACCGCTACGACGTGACAGTTCTCGTCAACGGACTACCGATGGTGCACATCGAGCTCAAGCGTCGCGGCGTAGATATCCGTGAGGCGTTCAATCAGATCGACCGCTACCAGCGGGACAGCTTCTGGGCGGGCTCCGGCTTGTTCGAGTATGTGCAGCTCTTCGTGATCAGCAACGGCACTCTGACCAAGTACTACTCCAACACGACTCGCAACCAGCACCTCAAGGAAGGGCAGAAGCCTGGCAAGGGGCGTAAGACCTCGAACAGCTTCGAGTTCACCTCGTGGTGGGCAGACGCCCAGAACAAGCCGATCCAGGACCTGACTTCATTCGCGAAGACGTTCTTCGCCAAGCACACGCTGCTCAACATCCTCACTCGCTATTGCGTCCTCACCGCCGACCGCCTGCTGCTCGTGATGCGTCCGTACCAGATTGTCGCGACCGAGCAGATCCTGCAGCGGATCGATATCTCCACGAACTACAAGCAGCTCGGCACAGTCGCGGCCGGCGGCTACGTCTGGCACACGACCGGCTCGGGCAAGACGCTTACGAGCTTCAAGACCGCCCAGCTCGCGTCGAAGCTTCCGAGCGTCGACAAGGTGCTGTTCGTGGTCGACCGTAAAGACCTCGACTACCAGACGATGCGTGAGTACGACCGCTTCGAAAAGGGCGCCGCCAACTCCAACACCTCCACTTCCGTGCTGAAGAAACAGCTCGAGAACCCGAACGCTCGGATTATCATCACGACGATCCAGAAGCTCTCAACCTTCATCAAGGCGAACAAGGGCCACGAGATCTACGACGGCCACATGGTGATCATCTTCGACGAGTGTCACCGCTCCCAGTTCGGTGACATGCACACCGACATCACGAAGGCGTTCAAGCGCTACAACCTGTTCGGCTTCACTGGCACGCCAATCTTCGCGGCCAACGCGGGCGCCGGTGGCAACCCGCAGCTCAGGACCACCGAGCAGGCATTCGGCGAGAAGCTTCACACGTACACGATCGTGGATGCGATCACCGACAAGAACGTGCTGCCGTTCCGCATCGACTACGTCAACACCATCAAAGTCGGCAACCCTGACGACAAGCAGGTCTCTGCCATCGATCGAGAGAACGCGCTGCTTGCGCCGGAGCGCATCAGCCAGATCGTGAAATACACCCTCGATCACTTCGACCAGAAGACGAAACGTTCGTCGAGCTACGAGCACTCAGTCGTAATCAACGTTGCCGAATCGACCCGCGGCCGACGTCAGGCCGAAGCGGTGCGGGAACGTAGGCGCGTGCGCGGCTTCAACGCCATCTTCGCCACCGCGTCCATCGACGCTGCCCGCCGCTACTACAACCAGTTCCAGATCCAGCAGGAACAGCTCGCGCCGGATCGGCGGCTGAAGATCGGCATCATCTTCTCGTACGGAGCGAACGACGCCAGCGATGACGGCATTCTCGATGACGAGGCTTTCGACACCGACGCGCTCAGTATGGACGCACGCAGCTTCCTCGAGGATGCGATCCAGGACTACAACGGCGTCTTCGGCACGAGCTACGACACCAGCGCCGACAAGTTCCAGAACTACTACAAAGACCTATCTCAGCGACTCAAGAATCGTGAGCTTGACCTCGCGATTGTCGTCAACATGTTTCTCACCGGGTTCGATGCGACCACGCTCAACACGTTGTTCGTCGACAAAAATCTCCGTTCGCACGGCCTGATTCAGGCGTACTCGCGCACGAACCGCATCCTCAACTCGGTCAAGACCTATGGCAACATCGTCGCCTTCCGCAACCTCGAAGACGAGACGAACGCGGCACTCGAACTCTTCGGCAACAAGGACGCCCGCGGTGTTGTGCTCCTCAAGCCGTATGGCGACTACTACGGAGAGTACGCGGACAAGGTCAGCGAACTACTGGCCAGCTTCCCACTCGGTCAGCAGATCATCGGAGAGGCGTCTCAGAAGGAGTTCATCCAGCTGCTCGGCCATATCTTGAGGCTCGAAAACATCCTGACCTCGTTCGACGACTTCGCCGGCCACGAGATCCTCACCGAGCGACAGAGTCAGGACTACCGCAGTATCTACCTCGACCTTTACGCCGAGTTCCGCAAGGACAAGGACGCCGACAAGGAACTCATCAATGACGACATCGTCTTCGAGATCGAGCTGATCAAGCAGGTCGAGATCAACGTCGATTACATCCTGATGCTCGTCGCGAAGTTTCGCGACAAGTTCGGCGACGGAGACGACAAGGAGATTCGCGCGGAGATCTCGCGCGCCGTCGACGCCAGCCCGACGCTGCGCAACAAGAAGGACCTCATCGAAGCGTTCGTCGACTCCGTCTCTGTCGACGGAGCGATCGATGACGAGTGGCAAGCGTTTGTTGCCGCCAAGCGCGAAGCTGAACTCGAAGCGATTATCGACGAAGAGAGTCTTCGGGCCGAGGCCACACGCGAGTTCGTCGCGACTGCCTTCCGTGACGGCACACTCCGAACATCCGGGACCGCGATCACGAAGGTACTTCCGCCCGTGTCACGCTTCGCCAGTGATGGCGGTCATGGGGAGAAGAAGCAGCGCGTGATCGAGAAGCTCGGGACGTTTTTCGAACGATTCTTCGGGCTTGGTATAGATGAAAGGAACCGGTAG